One window of Hydractinia symbiolongicarpus strain clone_291-10 chromosome 3, HSymV2.1, whole genome shotgun sequence genomic DNA carries:
- the LOC130635976 gene encoding putative serine protease K12H4.7 — MALLIIILQCLVVACYSSPVDHQDHVPLFINGRPKGGLLGKPKVQNTDAYTDAESQWFTQKLNHFDDSDLRTWNQKYYVNASMWKTNGPVFMMIGGEGPLSARWVSVGSMVEYAGKYGALVLALEHRFYGESHPLGDMSLESLKYLSSEQALADLATFHEAMIPLFSLTSSNRWIMFGGSYPGALSAWFRYKYPHLAFGSIASSAPINAQLDFPQYLEVSTASLGSEKCQSDVAKATAKLENYTKTEAGLKYLSLQFKTCKPLTLNSNDVPQFVQGTAGNFFGVIQYNKDNREFEGAVGTNITVDTLCAVMNNEGIGDELQRYAAVNNMMLKTYSQACLDSSYDDYVSAMKKTTWQSAAAEGGRQWLYQTCTEFGFYQTTDSKEQVFGTMFPLSFSIKQCMDIFGTQFNASSINKGIDWTNTNYGGYSMSAERIVFPNGSIDPWHALSFITDGKLIKAVYINGTAHCANMYPSSKTDSPELTEARLKIKAIIGEWLASPP, encoded by the exons ATGGCTTTGTTAATAATAATCTTGCAATGCTTAGTGGTTGCTTGCTATTCAAGTCCTGTTGACCACCAAGACCATGTTCCATTATTTATAAATGGTAGACCAAAAGGTGGTTTGCTTGGTAAACCAAAAGTACAAAATACTGATGCATACACAGATGCAGAATCTCAATGGTTCACACAAAAACTTAATCATTTTGATGACAGTGATTTAAGGACATGGAATCAAAAGTATTATGTCAATGCTTCTATGTGGAAAACAAATGGGCCTGTATTCATGATGATAGGAGGAGAAGGGCCGCTTAGTGCCAGATGGGTATCAGTTGGTTCAATGGTAGAATATGCAGGAAAATATGGTGCTTTAGTCTTGGCATTAGAACATAGATTTTATGGGGAAAGTCATCCATTGGG TGATATGTCATTGGAAAGTTTAAAATATCTCAGTAGTGAGCAAGCACTGGCAGATTTGGCAACATTCCATGAAGCGATGATACCACTTTTTAGCTTGACTTCAAGTAACAGATGGATAATGTTTGGTGGCTCATATCCTGGAGCGTTATCAGCTTGGTTTAGGTACAAGTATCCCCACCTAGCTTTTG GATCCATTGCAAGTAGTGCACCAATAAATGCTCAACTGGACTTTCCTCAGTATCTCGAAGTTTCCACTGCGTCATTAGgttcggaaaaatgtcagtctGATGTAGCAAAAGCAACAGCAAAGTTAGAAAATTACACAAAAACTGAAGCAGGACTGAAGTATTTGAGTTTGCAGTTCAA AACCTGCAAGCCATTGACTTTAAACTCAAATGATGTACCTCAGTTTGTGCAAGGTACTGCTGGGAATTTTTTTGGTGTCATACAGTATAACAAAGATAACAGAGAGTTTGAG GGTGCTGTCGGCACTAACATTACTGTTGACACTTTGTGTGCGGTCATGAATAATGAAGGTATTGGAGATGAGTTACAGAGATACGCCGCTGTGAATAACATGATGTTAAAAACGTATAGCCAGGCTTGTTTGGATTCAAGCTATGATGATTACGTTTCTgctatgaaaaaaacaacatggcAGTCGGCTGCTGCGGAGGGAG GGAGACAGTGGTTGTATCAAACTTGCACTGAGTTTGGTTTCTATCAAACAACTGATTCTAAGGAGCAAGTATTTGGAACCATGTTTCCACTAAG CTTCTCCATCAAACAATGTATGGATATCTTTGGTACACAGTTTAATGCTTCTAGCATAAACAAAGGTATCGATTGGACAAATACAAATTATGGAGGCTATTCTATGTCCGCTGAAAGG ATCGTTTTTCCGAACGGTTCCATTGATCCGTGGCATGCGCTCAGTTTTATTACAGATGGGAAGCTAATCAAAGCTGTTTACATCAACG GAACTGCCCACTGTGCAAATATGTACCCAAGTTCAAAAACTGATTCACCTGAATTGACAGAAGCACGACTTAAAATAAAAGCTATCATTGGCGAATGGTTGGCCTCTCCTCCTTAA